In Chanodichthys erythropterus isolate Z2021 chromosome 18, ASM2448905v1, whole genome shotgun sequence, the following are encoded in one genomic region:
- the LOC137007111 gene encoding E3 ubiquitin-protein ligase TRIM35-like isoform X2, whose translation MYFVICSEIHSKSNLPNPAVDPYSSTVLQHLVCHIFAMSEIQLFSSKDESLISQESSPHSPHIRSAPAPPDVISESLEPLHGHQPIHTPRRRGLPSPSPTRYQPASPASLYALTHPTIPAIEKWTVEELNTALKSLQKKLQHNEKMKGKFEKTVQHIKSQAEHTERQIKQQFEKLHQFLRDEEEATITALREEEEQKKQMMKEKLEEMNRHISALSHTIKDMEEMMKANDVCFLKEFPVSKERVQSSQPDPQMDSEALIHVPNHLGNLLFRVWKKMQDIVQNTPVILDPNTADPHLVLSDDLTSVRNSGNTQPLPDNPERFDCHYCVLGSEGFNSGTHCWDVEVKESQYWRLGVTTASNQRKGWDFFNTDVWSVSYDPYGLCLFSVFRVNQDLDRVRVNLDYDRGTVSFSDPVTNTHLHTFTHTFTHTLFPFFWCNRSSSLRILSVNSQ comes from the exons atgtattttgtaatctgtagtgaaatacattcTAAAAGTAACCTTCCCAACCCTGCAGTCGACCCATATTCCTCGACAGTTTTACAGCATTTGGTCTGCCACATTTTTGCAATGTCAGAAATCCAGCTCTTCTCTTCCAAAGATGAGTCCCTCATCTCCCAGGAATCTTCACCTCATTCACCCCACATCAGGAGTGCCCCTGCTCCACCGGATGTCATTTCTGAATCCCTGGAGCCACTACATGGACATCAGCCCATTCACACTCCACGACGCAGAGGATTACCCTCGCCTTCTCCAACAAGATACCAACCAGCATCTCCAGCATCTTTGTACGCCTTGACCCATCCGACAATTCCTGCAATAGAGAAATGGACAGTA GAGGAGCTCAATACAGCACTGAAGTCCTTACAGAAGAAACTTCAAcacaatgaaaaaatgaaaggaAAGTTTGAGAAAACAGTTCAACACATCAAG TCTCAAGCTGAGCACACAGAGCGTCAGATTAAACAGCAGTTTGAGAAGCTTCATCAGTTTCTCAGAGATGAAGAAGAAGCTACAATCACTGCACTGAGGGAGGAAGAGGAGCAGAAGAAGCAGATGATGAAGGAGAAGCTGGAGGAGATGAACAGACACATCTCAGCTCTTTCACACACAATCAAAGACATGGAGGAGATGATGAAAGCCAATGACGTCTGCTTTCTGAAG GAGTTTCCAGTCTCAAAGGAAAG AGTCCAGAGCTCACAGCCGGATCCACAGATGGATTCTGAAGCTTTGATTCATGTGCCGAATCACTTGGGCAACCTGCTGTTCAGAGTCTGGAAGAAGATGCAGGACATCGTCCAAAACA CTCCTGTGATTCTGGATCCAAACACTGCAGATCCACATCTCGTCCTGTCTGATGATCTGACCAGTGTGAGAAACAGCGGGAACACACAACCTCTTCCTGATAATCCAGAGAGATTTGACTGTCATTACTGTGTTCTGGGATCAGAGGGTTTTAACTCAGGAACACACTGCTGGGATGTGGAGGTTAAAGAGAGTCAATACTGGAGACTTGGAGTAACTACAGCATCAAACCAGAGGAAGGGATGGGATTTCTTCAACACTGATGTCTGGAGTGTGTCGTATGATCCGTATGGACTatgtttattttctgtttttcgtGTCAATCAGGATCTTGATCGTGTGAGAGTGAATCTGGACTATGACAGAGGAACGGTGTCATTCTCTGATCCTGTAACTAACACACatctacacacattcacacacaccttcactcacacactttttccattcttctggTGTAATCGTTCTTCCTCTCTGAGGATCTTATCGGTCAATAGTCAGTAA